A genomic stretch from Hemicordylus capensis ecotype Gifberg chromosome 1, rHemCap1.1.pri, whole genome shotgun sequence includes:
- the LOC128327817 gene encoding CD59 glycoprotein-like yields MKGILITIATLFLFCCLGGALKCYNCDPGSCRTEEECSPDKDACLIVRFGGRNVSKCWKYSRCTNEYISIDFTLNNFRFHCCQKDLCNSSPKTTCSEIVLGLVSLVVIWMLRSRRGF; encoded by the exons ATGAAGGGTATCTTGATCACTATCGCCACACTGTTTTTGTTCTGCTGTCTTG GAGGTGCCTTAAAGTGTTATAATTGTGATCCTGGTTCATGCAGAACTGAAGAGGAGTGCTCACCTGACAAGGATGCTTGCTTAATCGTCAGGTTTG GTGGAAGAAATGTCTCCAAGTGCTGGAAATATTCCCGATGCACTAATGAATACATTTCCATAGACTTTACTCTCAACAACTTTAGATTTCATTGCTGTCAGAAAGACTTGTGTAATAGCAGCCCCAAAACAACATGTAGTGAGATAGTTCTTGGTTTAGTTTCTCTGGTTGTAATCTGGATGCTTCGGAGCAGAAGAGGCTTCTAA